The window ttttttgtCATTGGAAGAGTGACACAGAGAAATGGACAACTGCAAACCTGTGCAAAGCAGGTTTTAAAAGATGATTAAACAATAAGGACACAGTTTCCAAGCAGGCTGTTGAGAACTTATTCTTCACCTTATACAGACATGAGCTTTACAACCAACATTCACTATCTCAAAGAGAAGGGAATGTAGAAATCAAACGGTGgagaacacagcagcaacagcaggtAACAATGCTCACTGAAGTGCTGGCAGGCCAACTGCTACCTCAACAGATTCATTTCATACCTATTTCTATAACTCAAACTCAcacacatggggaaaaaaaaagaaaaaggtttcttCATAAGTAGTTGTGTATCCCTTGTATGAATTCAGCAGCTCTGACCCATCTCCATCTTCTCTGACTGACCCTATTGAAGAGTACCACCCTTGGTTCTACAAATAAGCCATTAACTCACCTCTGAAGTTTCACCTACATGAAGCAATGATTTATGCAAAGCTCCAAAATGTGTATCTATCATTACAGTTGACAAAACATTGTTAAGTATTGCTGACAAAGGAAAACCCAGTCTGTGTAATAAAATATGagtaaattagaaaataaagtgtCTGAGTTGTATTTTACTATAATTAGCAAGTAAAATTTTgggaaattctgtttttcaaaaccTTTGAAAAGCAAGGTTAACAgttattgctttgtttcttaaagaaaaaaaaaagtcacataaaACATAATTACAGTCTGTATTTAGGCAAGTCATCCTACctgggaaaggctgagagatgatCTGATTTTTCACAACAATGTGAGGAATTTGTGATTTAATTTGAACAGCTTCTCGTGACAGCTGGGCAAAGATTTCTTTACACAGGAGAACATTCTGTGCAGTCTCCAGCTTTGTCTGCCAGTGTGGAGTACCTGAAAATATAAATTCATGtcttcagaaaagagaagttGCCTTTCTGTTCAGATACCAGATATTCTGCAGTAGTTGCCTGAATGTCACTGCTAGAGTAGTAAGGTGGTATTAAGGGTTTTAAACtgaggggaggtttaggttggatattaggaggatgtttttccacacagagggtggtgacgcactggaacaggttgcccaaggaggctgtggataccccatccctggaggcattcaaagccaggctggatgtggctctgggcagcctggtctgctggttggtgaccctgcacatagcaggggggttgaaactcgatgatcattgtggtccttttcaacccaggccattctgtgattctatagttCTCCTACAAATTGAGTATTTCTCAGAATTTACTTAGTTTAAATAAGAATATTCTtatccatttttctttaaagctttatgtgagaattttcaaattaaacatCACCCACAAATCTATTTTGTGAGAACATGCCCAGAAAATAACATACCTGGTTTCGATTTTGGCATGGGTCTTTTAAAGAGATTGACTGTCCCAAGGTCACCAATGTCTGGAGCTTGTTTCTGAATAGAAACCTatgtgtgaaaagaaaaaaaagaaaaggttatcTGAAGTTTATTCTTTGTTGCAAGCATGCAAATAGCATAAAATCCATGCTATTCTATTAAAGTTTCTGGCAAACCTTTATATACGCTGATCCCTCTAAATCACTTGGGATTTGAACATCCAAAGGACAGTAATCCTCGGGTATCTTTTTATCCAGGTCAATGTCAGTGTTCTTGATAACCTCAAATGTGCCATGATGAAGGAAAAGGGAACCTAAtcaaagaagaacaaagacaCATATAGTAGAACCCTAAGATCATCCAGGTTGGAAAAaatcttcaagatcatcaagtccagccatcaatCTGATCTACcaagtcccatcactaaaccatgtcccttggtACACGTCCCCAGCTGAAGATATATAACAGATGTAtggacaccaccacctccctgggcagccctttccaaccttaaacTACTCTCTCCATGAAGAAACTCTTCCCAGTATCCAATCTAATTTCTCCTGACACAACTGGAGACCATTTCCTTGCACCCTACTGCTTGTCACCTGAGCAAAGAGACCAACACTCTCCTTGCTGTAACCTCCTTCCAGGTAGTTGTAGGGAGCGCTGAGGTTTCCCCCCAACCTTCCATTCTCCAGGCTACACAagcccacctccctcagccactcctcataatTCTCATTTTCTACTCCCTCCAGCTTCGTTACTCTTCTCTGTACAGGGCTGatcagctccatgtccttcttgtagtgaagggcccaaaactaaACCCAATACTCaagatgtggtctcaccagtACTGCATGGAAGGGGACGATCCTATCCTTTCCCtagccctgctggctgctctaTTTCTGATACAGGCCAGAATGCCACaggcctttttggccacctaggctcactgctggctcacattcagctgcCTTCTAGCCAACATCCCGGGTCCTTTTCTGCCAAGCAGCTTCCCAGACAGTCTTCCCCGTGGCTGTATTGCTGCAGTTTGATGTGACCCAAGAGCAGCACCTGCCATATAGCCTTGTTGAGACTCAAGGAGAGTCATAGCTACAGCTTAATCATTAACAAAAGATGAACAGCTCTAAATCTCTTTCTCCACCTTCACTACTATGACAGGTGCTCTAAATAATCAGTTTAAATGCCTGCTTTATACCTACACCTCAGAGACAGTAATGGAATTCATATAATAATGTATTCTTATAATTCAAACACAACGTGTATAATAATGTATATTCTCAGAAGTTACAATAGAAATAATGAATCTgtgttcagagaaaaataaaagatactCCTCAATTTTAAGAAATGCTTCACACATCTTTTGTCTACAAGGCCTGCTTGCCAGCAGATCACTTCTCAGCCAATACAAAATTGTTCTGTAAAGCAATCTTTACTAAAACTCTTCTTGCCTTTAAAATCACTTTCTAGGTTAAGGATGGTGGGATATTTTCCCTGATAATAAAACAATTATCCTCTTACAATTCTGTCTTATAATTAATGTGTTATTAAAGGTACTCCCATCTGTTTTTTCCAGCTTACAACACTCTTTATAAAATCTAAATATTCATTTctgggaaaaagcaaaacacccaaCCGCATACCTGCACTTCTGTAGCTCAGATCACCAAGAATTTTGTCTCCCACTTTTCTCAGCTTCCAGTGTTGTCTCAGTCTTAGTAGTTCTGAGTTGAAGTCTCTTTGTCGCTTATTTTCCTGGTTTTCTGCAACTGATTTGGATAATCTTTCTGCTCCTTTTAGCAGGATCTGAGCTGCACCTGCTAATGACTTCTTTTTTGAAATCAGCTGTAGAAACTGAGGATTctaggaggaaaataaaacccaacaaACCCGTCATGGTTTCTGCTGGGACAGAGCTGATTTTCTTAacagtgtctggtatgatgctgtgttttggctttggGAGAGAAATAATGTTAATAATACACCATTgttttagctgttgctgagcagcgCTCCACAGAATCAACGATGTTTCAGCTTCTGACACTGCACTGACTGTGAGGAGCTTTTGCTGGATGCTGAGTTGCCTATTTAGAATTACTTTCACATCAGTATTATATGGCCACAAGAAGCACTTAGACTCCAAGAAGCCTCTGAAACTACAAGAAGCCTCTGAGCTCAGCATCCTCTCCTGCTCTGAGCCCTCCCACTCacccatgcagcacagcacaaaggcACCATGTGGAATGCTACCAGATTTTGTATTTATCACTCACACAAAAAAGCCTCAGTGTAACAAAACCTTCAGTACGAACACACGGGAGATGCCTGAGCTGCAATGTACCTGCTTGGGAGGAGGAGGATCCTGCACCACTGGATCCAGAGTCATGAACTTTTTATCCTTAACGATGCTGAGGACATCATACAGCACACACATTTCAGTCAGGGCACTTCTTAAGTTGTTTCTCACTGAGTCCCAAGGCCAGAGGGACGGCTGAAACTTCACCAACCCtgacaacaaaacaaatacagacaCAATGTATGTTTTGAGAATGAGTCTTACACCCTATCTTTTTACAAACCTGTCACAAATGCACAAAACAATGTGGTACATGGATTTATCTTATCTCCCTTTTACCAAGGTATTTTCTAGGCTTCTGTCAGCAGCATTTTAGAATCGtttgacttggaagggacctttgaaggtcatctagtccaactgccgTGAGACGAACAGGGACCCCTATAGCTACAAcacattgctcagagccctgtccaacctgaccttgaaggtctccagaaacatctccacctccctggacaatctgttccagtgcctcgccatccttattgtaaaaaaaaacttctttcttatatccagtctgaatttcacttttagtttgaaaccatttccccttgtcctgtcgaAACAGACCCGGCTTAAGAGCCTGCCCCTCTCTTTCTTACAgtccccctttagatactgaaaggccgctctcgggtctccctgcagccttctcttctccaggctgaacagccgcagctctctcagcctgtccttgtaggagagatgttccatccctgggaccatttctgtggccctcctctggatgtgctccaagagctccatctctctgctgtactgaggactccacattggacacagtgctccaggtgaggcctcaccagcacagagcagaggggcaggatcacctccctcaccctgctggctgtgctgctgtggctgcagctcaggatacGGTTGGCTCTCTGGCCTGCtaggacacactgctggctcacgtctagtttgccatccaccagtGCCCCCCGAGCCCTTTCCAGCCCAACAGGCTGTGCTCTATTCTCATGCCCCCCAGCTTGCACTGATAGCAAGGTCTGCCATGTCGCAGGTGCAGACCTGAGACGCACAGAGCAGCGCCGGGGGCTGCAGGCCGCCCACCTCCGCCCAGAAGGCCTCCGGCAGCCGCACCACCGGCCCGGCCGCCCCTCACCTTCCTCATCCTCCGCCTCGCTCGGTTCGGCCCAGGCGCGGCCCGCCGAGCCCGGCTCGTCCTCCTCGGAGCCGGAGCCCTGGCTGAAGTCGATGCGCTGCGCCAGGCGCGCCAGGTTCTGGGACATGGAGAGGGGCTGCAGGTAGGTCTCGCTGCCATCCAGCCCCACCTCCTGCACCTGTTTCTCGCACGCCGACTCGATGCTGATGCGCACCGCCGGCACGCCCGCCATCTTGGCGCGCCCTCCTCGCCTCCTACGGGTGCCGGGCGGAGCCGCGAGCCGAGCGCGCTCGGCTGTTTCCGGAAGCGGCGCTCGGGCGGGGCCGGCTTCGCGGGAACGCGCTCAGCGCGGCGGCGGGAGCGCGCGCCGGCAGCCGCTCTCAGCCGTCAGGCGCGACTCCAAGCGCGCTGCGGGCGTTTTCTTTGCCAGCGTTGTTCTTAGTTAGAAGTGGGCTTGTTCTGCATTCTAAAGGCAAAATCACGTCTAGTTCCACATCACCAGCAACGATCGCGCAGGAAAAGCCaccaaacagtgaaaaaagtaCAGCATTAGTAATGGTTTAATGAAAATTACGGCTCAAATTCAGCCATAAGCCCTTCAGTTACAGCCCCGATTTTCTCTCTCGAACAGACGTGAAAAGTTGGCAGTTCATTGCTGGTGCGTTTGCTCTTGGCTTTGATCGCCGCGCGTAATTAaaagagatagaaaaaaaatcagcattttcgCTCAAAAAGACAAAACTCGGCATCCCTCCTGCGGGCGGCTCAGTCCCGCCCCACGCTGTGGGTCTCCTTGGGCCGGTCGATGCGGAAGAGCAGCTCCGCGGGCACCAAATAGGCGCGGTACTGCACGGCGTCCGGCGTGGTGTCGGTGTGGTAATGGCCGCCCTCCCCGTGCTGGCTGAAGCAGTGCGTGTGCTCCAGGCGCAGGTCGAAGCCCTGCGGGCAGAGAAAGGCCCCTCAGTACGTGCAGGGTCTCTCTAGTTTGTGTTTGCGCTGAGCGCAAAGAGGGCTACAGCCGTTAAGCACTGAAAACGTGCAGGATGGATGAGCAGCTGCTGAGAACAAGGAAGAGGAGCTGTGTGAATGTGTACCACAGCACAGTGTAGAGAGAAGAACTGAGAAACCCTGTCAGAGCTCAGCTTGTGGTGTTAATCTCTCAGAGCTTTCCTTTGTTTAAGTTGGGGTTCAATCAAGCGATCACAGCAATGAAATGTAGACTAGAAATACAGCATCAGCAAGGCTGGAAGAGGCCTCTAAGATCCTCTCACCCAACCactgacccatccccaccataccacgtccttcagtgccacatctaaacgtttcttgaacacctccagggatggtgactgtaccacctccctgggcaagaGTGAGGAAGGAAGCCATACTGGAAAGTAGAACCCCTTTGCAGTGAATCCCAGAGAAGATTCccatgaagaaaggctgagggcactgaggttgttcagcttggagaagggaaggctgtggggagacctcagtgGGGTGCGGCcctgacacagctgcccagggagctgtgggcgctccatccctggaggtgctcaaggccaggatggatggggccctaaGAAGTCTGATGGAGGGGGTGgtaaccctgcccacagcagggggttgggaaCTGGATCATCTTTAAGGttccctccaacccaaaccattctctgattctacgAAACTGAACAATTCATTCACtgattaaaaccattttccacTAGTGTCTCTAATGTAATGGAGATACTCAGGTATTTCCAAAAACAGCCTCTGCTGAATGCTGTCGAGCTATCAGAGGATACAGATAGAATAACCCAGCTGCATCCACCACACAAGTCATGTTGGTTCTGAGCAGATCAGCTGCCTACAGCTGTTTTCCAAGTAATGTTCAACAGATTCTGGGAAGATGTACACAACCCAAAGTTGCCAAGACACAACATCTCACCACTGAGAGCATCCAAGCCCACAGCATGTTTCATTTAActctggaaaattatttttctaattctcATTTATGACTGCATTGTTACTTATGAAACAGTCATTTTTATGTATGGTTTCCTGATTACTTTTGAACAAAGTCTTCCTAAAGGTGAACATCTTAATGGCTTTTGAACCTTGAATCGTTCGCTGTTGATTTCAGTGCTTGTGAAAGATGCTAAATATCTTTTCAGCATGAGGATTTGCAGGCTTTAATTTGCGTCTGCAATTGAGACTCATGCTGCAGACACTTTGACACAGCATTGTCCAAGACAGTTCCCTCTGAAAGTGAACAACATGAGCACGTGACTGACCAAGCTCCCATGCTCTTCACATTCTTCCTGTTGTGGCCAGCTGTGAATGCAAACAGTGCTGATAGGTTTGGGATGCAAACACCTGCACATTGCAATTGTAACAGTAAATCCACTCACGTAAATCCACTATGAGCACTCACGACATTCCAGAATTGGTTGGCCGAGCTCAATTGAAACCAATGACAGGAAGGAGAAGCTTGTATTTTATCACACTCCCTCTGAAAGCTTTTAAGACAGTATATACGCACTCCTGTTCTCAAAGGGAAAATCACATCCAAGACAAAACTCATTACAAAATGACTCAGTTTATACTTAGAAAGGTGGAGAAGACTCACTGGATCTCTTGAAACGATTACTGGCTGACAAATCAGTGGAGCCTTCATTTCAAAGAATTTGAGCCAGTTATTCACATCCTCATCAGTGTTCAGAGGGCAGGCAGAAAATTCTGGAGGCTACAGTAAAAGCAAAAGCTTCAAGTAAGATAAAGATACTTACACCAAGGCATTTCTTCTGTCTAGCAACTTTCcttcaccttcctcctcctcactaTTCTGTTCAAGTTTGTTCTTGCCTTCTAGGAGCCCATTACTCTGTTTCTGCCAGAAATGGAAGTGACCAGAATATCGCTTCTTTCATCGCAGATACCCAGTGGGACAACTGCTGAAGTGATGATTTTCCTCCTGGTATTTTAGAAGCTCAATTgttttttacaaaataaatggTTTTTGCTGTCTGTAGACATCACCTCagttactgtattttattttctttcactttacAACCGTCATACAATTCCTTCTCTAGTTGCCCATggattttagaagaaaagatcGAAGAAGTAAGGTCAAGTGACAGCACCATTAGTTTTGTT of the Gallus gallus isolate bGalGal1 chromosome 1, bGalGal1.mat.broiler.GRCg7b, whole genome shotgun sequence genome contains:
- the MED17 gene encoding mediator of RNA polymerase II transcription subunit 17, with product MAGVPAVRISIESACEKQVQEVGLDGSETYLQPLSMSQNLARLAQRIDFSQGSGSEEDEPGSAGRAWAEPSEAEDEEGLVKFQPSLWPWDSVRNNLRSALTEMCVLYDVLSIVKDKKFMTLDPVVQDPPPPKQNPQFLQLISKKKSLAGAAQILLKGAERLSKSVAENQENKRQRDFNSELLRLRQHWKLRKVGDKILGDLSYRSAGSLFLHHGTFEVIKNTDIDLDKKIPEDYCPLDVQIPSDLEGSAYIKVSIQKQAPDIGDLGTVNLFKRPMPKSKPGTPHWQTKLETAQNVLLCKEIFAQLSREAVQIKSQIPHIVVKNQIISQPFPGLQLSISLCHSSNDKKSQKSASEKQNPEDHLYVLEHNLHQLIRECHKQTLSSVVMPHPASAPFGHKRMRLAGPQAFDKNEISSLQTNEGLLEKIIKQAKHIFLRRRTARTIDSLASRIEDPQIQAHWSNINDVYESSVKVLITSQGYEQICKSIQLQLNIGVEQIRVVHRDGRVITLSHQEQELQDFLLSQMSQHQVHAVQQLAKVMGWHVLSFSNHVGLGPVESIGNASAITVASPNGDYAISVRNGPESGSKVMVQFPRSQCKDLPKGDVLQDNKWNHLRGPFKEVQWNKMEGRNFVYKMELLMAALTPC